A part of Babylonia areolata isolate BAREFJ2019XMU chromosome 6, ASM4173473v1, whole genome shotgun sequence genomic DNA contains:
- the LOC143283432 gene encoding BPTI/Kunitz domain-containing protein-like, translating to MEGLRCAVCLLFLAVCAMAVTADNVCQMSSDMGRCKGYFPKFFFNAKTGVCQQFVYGGCGGNGNRFDSVKECQEACLDKDSVCLMPSESGMCMAYMPMYFYNAEKQACEQFIYGGCGGNSNRFSSLKECQDFCA from the exons ATGGAGGGACTTCGTTGTGCAGTTTGTCTTCTGTTTCTGGCCGTCTGTGCGATGGCCGTTACAGCAG ACAACGTGTGCCAGATGTCCTCAGACATGGGGCGCTGCAAGGGTTATTTCCCCAAGTTTTTCTTCAACGCTAAAACGGGAGTGTGCCAGCAGTTTGTCTACGGAGGCTGTGGCGGCAACGGCAACAGGTTCGACTCCGTGAAGGAGTGTCAGGAAGCCTGCTTGGACAAAG ACAGCGTATGCCTGATGCCGTCAGAGTCAGGTATGTGCATGGCTTACATGCCCATGTATTTCTACAACGCCGAGAAACAAGCTTGCGAGCAGTTCATCTACGGAGGCTGTGGCGGAAACAGCAACAGGTTCAGCTCCCTGAAGGAGTGCCAGGACTTCTGTGCCTGA